The window TGTTAAGGCAAGAGTTGGCAAAGATCCATCAACAAAAACAAGCTTGTTCTTGGCACGCAGAATGCGTTGAAACTCTCTACTGCACGAATGGTAGTTACTGCCATCAAGAAGTTGTCCAACTATCATTATGCCCAGATTTTCACCTGGATATATATAGTAATGGCTAGCTGGATTTATCGATGGATATTCTGGTGGAGGCGACAGCAGAGGCGGTACATTTGCTCTCCGTGGATGTGAATGTTGAGAGTCATTAGTTCTTTTAGCCATCTCTTACAAGATGAAACAAAATCGCAATTGATATCATAGAATCAAAAAATAAGAACGATtgatttcaaaatcaaaagatgaagAACATAAAGTAAGAAGAAATTGAAGCAATTTATTCGTTAATGGAAAATATTAAGAAAAGACTGGAGAGATGAATTACGCAGCAGCGTGCTTTGATACCATATcaagaaagaaattaaagaaaattgagttTACCAATGGTGAACGAGATAAATTgagagagaggaaaaaaaaatcCCCAAATATAGAAGTTAATAACCAGGAAAATTTAGCTAACTTTCTTCTCTCTATTCCTATTTATATTCTAATAACTTTCTTCGTTAATCCCCAAATATAGAAGTTAAGAACATACGCTTAATCTTTTATGATATTAAATAACGATTCTGGTCGCCTTGATTCCCTACTTCTGTGCTAAGCTAATACGTGGAACTCCCAACTCATCTCTCGCTCGTACGGTCGGTTCCATCGGGTGACTAAGCTTGCACGACGATTTATCATAAAAGGGATCTATAGCTTTCCTTGGTGATAAGGGCTTTGACTCCAACTGCTCTCATCAAGTTTTCCTATCTTCTAGATAGTGTTCCGTGAGGGATATGATCAACATGGATACCTTTGGGTGGTATAATCAAATCATGACTTGCTCTCGACCTCTCTTGCTACGATACCCTATGCATGCTCCATGAGAGAACATCTCAATGGACTTTGTTATTGGTTTGCCTAAGACTCGAGGTGGCTATGATTCTATCTTTTTGGTAGTTGACCGGTTCTCcaagatggcccacttcatcCCAGGGCTGCATGAAGTACTAAACCATAGGCACCACCTACTCTCCCACCACGCACTTTTGGTGTCGAGCCAATGAATTACCTATTCCATAGCGAGATCTCCTTCCATATTCGCATAACAGATCCTATGTGATTagggaataaaaaaaatttgtttttccGTTGCTCCTATGATGTTCTATTTCCCAACATCTTTTCTGTGAAGGCGATAAAGTACTCATTCCTAGCTTTGCctttttctctttattcataATCTGCTGACCTTATGTTTTCGTCATAACGAATGAAGGGGATGATTTGTGTAGCATTTCTACCTAAGGGTTGGTAGGCCGTCCCCTTAGCTAAGGCGTTGATGGCCAcctttaagtttattggtttcATCTAGGATTGCATATGGTGGAATCGAGCCAGATATCTCCATAGGGGCTCATTCAATCGTTGTTTTACATCATTCATTTCCGAACTTATCTTTTATGCTTGTGTAATTTGGTAGTCGTAGagttttctagtttttttttttgggggggggggggggggggggggggagctGGCTTCGATGATGTGTTGGACCAACGGAGTCTTGCTGGATGTGACCTTTTCCGCGATGGCTCCACTCTTGTCTAGGAATATTTGAAACTTGGCCTCCCAATCTTTCCCTTGCTCGATTGGGGCTTTGCGTGTTACCCTAAACATTCGTGGAATGTTCATGGCGGCATGCTCGCTTGAGAGTTGTCCTCTTGTAGGGAGGGTGTTGCAGACTTCACATGTGCTGCCTGATTCCACAGGAGCAACGTGCGGTGCGGGAGGGTTTTTAATTTGCAGGAGTTCCCATAATTACTTATTGTCTTCTTGCATGATCTTCTGAGTTATCATTATTTGTTGTTGTTCTAATGACCCGGGGCTTTCTTTCCATATATTTTATCTGTTGTTATAACGGTAACTAAAGAATATATGTATGAAAAGTGGGTTTTACCTTGTAAGTAATCCTAAGCTAACTATAGAATTAGAAGTTATAATATGAAAATGTGAtacatattattaaaaaattgataaataatAGTTAAGAGGAGAAATGAAGGTAGAATATTGGGTTGTTAAATAGTTAGAATAATTATAGTTGAAAAGAATCTCTATTGAAGACGATATAAGGTGGTACACTATGAGCATGAAAAGGAAGAGATCCAAAAGACACTTATACAACAAGAATGCCTTTTTCCCTCTACCTAATAAATGGTAATGGTAATAGAGAGACAGTGGTTAGGGTTAGGTTTAGGATTAGGGATATAATTTAGAAAAGCAAGCAGCAGGATTGAGGATGTATCCTTCTCAACTTATTTAAAAAAAGACTTTAGCTTTACTCTTACTCAAAACTctcataatataaaatatatcacCTTTTGAAATCTACTTTCTTATTAATTTAGCTTAGCCAGGCTTCAACTATTATCGAATTGAGCTAACAATGAAACCAAAGCTACCCCTTCCCCTTCCCATTATCGTTCTTCTGGTTTCTGCTTTtgcatttctttctctcttcttatATGCACACACTTCCACTTCCCTTTTCAACCTTAAATCTTGTCCTAATAAGACTAACTCTGCTCATAACTCAAGTAAGTAAGCTTATAtttctttttcatcttctttttgGGTTATTCAAATTTCATGTTTATAATTAGCTTAGCTTGTGATTGTGATGTTAGACTTCAAAATCATGTCAAAACTGGTAGAGCTTATGAGAATTCAATTAACACTAGTTTGTCAGCAAAATTAGCTCAATTAGTAAATTTTGTATGGGAGTTTGGATAAATTATCTTTACTTTTTCATTATGGCATAATATGAATTTCTTATCCAACAACAGGAGATAAAAGTGgagaagagaaaataaaaagttgGGAAATGGATGACAGATTCGAGTTCGATCCAGAAGAATGCAGTGTTAATAGTGGAAAGTGGATGTTCAACAAAACACTGAAGCCTTTATACACAGACAGAAGCTGCCCCTATTTAGATAGGCAAGTGTCTTGCGTTAAAAATGGGAGGCGAGATTCCGATTATCTGCGGTGGGAATGGCAGCCGGATGACTGTAGTTTGCCAAGGTAATgaattgaagaaagaaaaaagagtaaTTGTAATTGTAATTGTAATTAATAAGTGCATATATGCATAATGTAGATTTAATCCAGAAGTAGCACTTAAGAAACTCCGAGGAAAGAGGTTGATGTTCGTAGGGGATTCGCTGCAAAGAGGACAATGGCAGTCATTTGTATGTATGGTGGAATGGATAATAGATGAAGATAAGAAATCAATGAAAAGGGGAAGAAGTCATTCGGTGTTCAAAGCAAAGGAATACGAAGCAAGCATAGAGTTTTATTGGGCACCATTTCTAATAGAATCGAATACAGATATGAAAATAATAGGAGATCCAAAGAAAAGAATAATGAGAGTGGATTCCATAGAGAAACATGCCAAACATTGGACAGGAGTAAACATTCTTGTCTTCAATACTTATGTTTGGTGGATGAGTGGTCTCCGTCTCAAAACTCtgtaagttcagttcagttaataAAATACAATTTCAACTTTTCccttaattaattctaaagttAACAAAATGGATGCAGATGGGGTTCATTTGCAAATGGAGAAGAAGGATATGAAGAATTAGACACACCAATTGCTTATAAAATAGGCTTAAAAACATGGGCCAATTGGGTAGACTCCAACATTAATCCCAACAAAACTCGTGTGTTCTTCACCACCATGTCGCCTACACATACTAGAAGCGAAGATTGGAACAATACGAAAGGTATAAAATGTTATAACGAAACAAAGCCAATAAGGAAGAGAAAACATTGGGGAAGTGGATCGGATAAGAGAATGATGAGTGTGGTGGCTAGTATAACTGCAAAAATGAAAGTTCCAGTTAGTATCCTCAACATTACTCAATTATCTGAGTATAGAATTGATGCTCATACATCTGTTTACACTGAGACTGGAGGCAAGTTATTGACAGACGAACAAAAGAATGATCCATTGCACCATGCAGATTGTATACACTGGTGTTTGCCAGGTGTTCCTGATACTTGGAATCAATTATTTCTTGCACATTTGTAGCTTTATAACTTGTTACTTCTTCATCATCAATTGTAtacataaaaacataaacaatttttttaattgtttactTCAACTTCACAAACAAATATTAACCTTCCATATTGTTTGTTTTGGCTAAAGTTATAAATCTACACTCACATGTCTTTAAAATGTGTCTACTTGTATTGGAaacttaattttaataatatagtcaAGTCTGTCGCATACAAGCGAAGGGATAAAGTTAAAGGACTGAATATGTAATCATCCAAGTCAGCTAGCTTGTTTGTTATCTTATTTTGTCTTTAGTGAGTTTGTTAGCCTTGTGGGCCAGCTGTGTGATGTCACAGCTGTACTAGTAACCGTTTCTCCTCATTGTACTCTATTTAGAGAACAATTTGTACTCATAAACCTTATGCAATTAATCAAGAATTATTCCCTTCTTCTATCTTCTTCTCTCCCTCCTAATTCCCTTTCTTTCCTCATCTAAATCAATTTCTTCTATTATCAGAATCCTAAGTTCTGACATTAGTATCAGAGCTCATGGTCCTTGGCCATCACAACTTGTATGGAAACTAACGCTGAAAAGAAAACCAGAGCAACCATTAAAGCACAAAAGGACACTATGGATATTTTCGATCAGCAAATTAAGGAGATTACTGCCCAGATTGTGGAAATTCGAGAGTCTACTGCAGAGCAGATGCAAACCATGCAGATTCAAATGGTGGATAGGCTCGATGCTCAGCAGCAACGCATGGACTTGTTTAGTCAGGATCTTGTTCAAAACAGGAAGGATCATCTTACCACCCAACAAGCACTGCTGGAACTCAACAAATTTATGGTTGCAATGGCCAAACTCGTTCAAACCTCCTCAGAAGGGTCATCTGCTGGTAATCACTCCTCATCCTTCCTTAACAAGGGTATTCTGATCACTCCTCACTCTTTCCAGCTAGGAGACAACTCCTAGAAACCACCATATTTGAACAAAATGTTACCCAGATGTGATTTGCCTCAGTTTGATGGAACAGATGTGGAGAACTGGGTTGGCAAGTGCAAAAAATACTTCCAGTTATTTGAAGT is drawn from Euphorbia lathyris chromosome 9, ddEupLath1.1, whole genome shotgun sequence and contains these coding sequences:
- the LOC136206588 gene encoding protein trichome birefringence-like 3, whose amino-acid sequence is MKPKLPLPLPIIVLLVSAFAFLSLFLYAHTSTSLFNLKSCPNKTNSAHNSRDKSGEEKIKSWEMDDRFEFDPEECSVNSGKWMFNKTLKPLYTDRSCPYLDRQVSCVKNGRRDSDYLRWEWQPDDCSLPRFNPEVALKKLRGKRLMFVGDSLQRGQWQSFVCMVEWIIDEDKKSMKRGRSHSVFKAKEYEASIEFYWAPFLIESNTDMKIIGDPKKRIMRVDSIEKHAKHWTGVNILVFNTYVWWMSGLRLKTLWGSFANGEEGYEELDTPIAYKIGLKTWANWVDSNINPNKTRVFFTTMSPTHTRSEDWNNTKGIKCYNETKPIRKRKHWGSGSDKRMMSVVASITAKMKVPVSILNITQLSEYRIDAHTSVYTETGGKLLTDEQKNDPLHHADCIHWCLPGVPDTWNQLFLAHL